The genome window GCACCGCCGCGGTGCTCGCCCCCGTCGGCGCCTTCGTCCACCAGGGCCGACGCGTCGCCGTCGGCGACGGGGCCATGGGCCCCAACACCGCCCGCCTGCGCCGGGCACTGCTCGCCATCCAGCGCGGTGAGGCCGCCGACCCCCACGGCTGGACCCAGCCGGTCTGAAAGGGACTCCGGGTGAATCCCGTCTACACCCTCGTCATCGGTGCCGTGCTACTCGTCTTCCGGATCTTCTCCTGGAAGGTGAGGATCGTCGGCCACGAGCACGTGCCGGCCAAGGGCGGCGGCGTGGTCGCGGCCAACCACATCGGCTACCTCGACTTCGTGTTCGTCGGCTACGGCGCCCGCAAGCAGGGGAAGCGCCGGCTGCGCTTCGTCGCCAAGCGCGAGGTGTTCGACCACAAGATCTCGGGTCCGCTCATGCGGGCGATGGGGCACATCTCGGTCGACCGCGCCGGCAACACGCGGGTCGCGTTGCGCGAGATCGCCACGGCCCTCGAGCAGGGTGAACTCGTCGGGATGTTCCCCGAGGGCACGGTCAGCCGCTCCTTCATGCCCCTCGCGGGGCGGCCGGGTGCGGTCAAGATGGCGATGGATGCCGGGGTCCCACTGGTTCCCGCGGCCGTGTGGGGGACGCAACGCATCTTCACGAAGGGCCGGAAGCCGACCCCCGCCCGCGGCACGGTGGTCGACGTCCGGTTCGGACCCCCCATCGACTACACCGCCGAGAGCGACCCCCTCGAGGTCCACGAGCGGCTCATGACCGCGATCCGCACCATGGTCGACGAGTTGCAGCGCGACTATCCGCAGGCGCCGTCCGGACCCGACGACGCCTGGTGGCTGCCGGCCCACCTCGGTGGCAGCGCCCCCACGGTCGAGGAGGCCGAAGCGGCGGCGAAGGCGGACGCGATCCGCCGGCGCGAGGCCCGCCGCGAGCAGCAACGCGGGTCGTGATCGCGCCGATCCGCATCGAGGATCCCGGCGACGAGCGGCTGGCCGACTACGCCGCCCTCAACGACCCGGCCCTGCGGAAGCGCTACGAGCACGAGCTGGGTGTCTTCATCGCCGAGGGCCCCAACGTCGTACGTGAACTGTTGACCTCGGCGTACCGAACCCGCTCGGTGCTGGTGGTCGAGGAACAACTGGCGTCGATGGCGGCCGATCTGCGCCACCTCGACGCGCCTGTCTA of Egicoccus sp. AB-alg6-2 contains these proteins:
- a CDS encoding lysophospholipid acyltransferase family protein, yielding MNPVYTLVIGAVLLVFRIFSWKVRIVGHEHVPAKGGGVVAANHIGYLDFVFVGYGARKQGKRRLRFVAKREVFDHKISGPLMRAMGHISVDRAGNTRVALREIATALEQGELVGMFPEGTVSRSFMPLAGRPGAVKMAMDAGVPLVPAAVWGTQRIFTKGRKPTPARGTVVDVRFGPPIDYTAESDPLEVHERLMTAIRTMVDELQRDYPQAPSGPDDAWWLPAHLGGSAPTVEEAEAAAKADAIRRREARREQQRGS